In Deinococcus proteolyticus MRP, a single genomic region encodes these proteins:
- a CDS encoding aminopeptidase, protein MVQNFDEKLRKYAQLAVRTGVGLRPGQRLLIESPIETAPLARALAEAAYDAGASFVDVRWDDDAVNLLRYQKAPDGSFEQLSRWRVDAELETVEEGGAVLAIRAADPGLLGGVDAGRVAQQARAYGAYRKAYSRKVMTNAVNWNLITAPLPAWSALIFPDVSSEEAVDRHWDAIFAATRADQPDPIQAWEDHLTALKTRRDYLTAKGYAALHFKDSEGGTDLTVGLADGHVWGGGASTSTAPEGGRFVPNIPTEEVWTAPHREKVDGVVVSTKPLSYNGVLIDGIRMRFEGGKAVEVTAEQGEETLRELVATDDGAARLGEVALVPHSSPISQSGLFFFHTLYDENAASHIALGAAYRFNVDGGTTMSDEEFAAHGGNDSIVHVDWMIGSAAMDVDGVTKDGGREPVMRAGEFVI, encoded by the coding sequence ATGGTTCAAAACTTTGATGAGAAACTGAGGAAGTATGCCCAGCTCGCCGTGCGGACCGGGGTGGGCCTGCGCCCCGGGCAGCGCCTGCTGATCGAGTCGCCCATTGAGACGGCGCCGCTGGCCCGCGCCCTGGCCGAGGCCGCCTATGACGCCGGCGCCAGTTTCGTGGACGTGCGCTGGGACGACGACGCGGTCAACCTGCTGCGCTACCAAAAGGCCCCTGATGGCAGCTTCGAGCAGCTGAGCCGCTGGCGCGTGGACGCCGAGCTGGAAACGGTGGAGGAGGGCGGCGCCGTGCTGGCGATTCGCGCCGCCGACCCCGGCCTGCTGGGCGGGGTAGACGCAGGCCGGGTGGCGCAGCAGGCGCGGGCCTACGGTGCTTACCGCAAGGCGTACAGCCGCAAGGTGATGACCAACGCCGTGAACTGGAACCTGATTACCGCGCCGCTGCCGGCCTGGTCGGCGCTCATCTTCCCGGATGTCAGCTCCGAAGAAGCCGTGGACCGGCACTGGGACGCTATTTTTGCGGCCACCCGCGCCGACCAGCCTGACCCCATCCAGGCCTGGGAAGACCACCTGACCGCCCTCAAGACCCGCCGCGACTACCTGACGGCCAAGGGCTACGCCGCGCTGCACTTCAAAGACAGCGAGGGCGGCACCGACCTGACGGTGGGCCTGGCCGACGGGCATGTCTGGGGCGGCGGGGCCAGCACCAGCACGGCGCCGGAAGGTGGCCGCTTCGTGCCCAACATTCCCACCGAGGAGGTCTGGACCGCCCCGCACCGTGAAAAGGTGGACGGCGTGGTGGTCAGCACCAAACCGCTCAGCTACAACGGCGTACTGATTGACGGCATCCGGATGCGCTTTGAGGGTGGCAAGGCTGTGGAAGTGACGGCCGAGCAGGGCGAGGAAACCCTGCGTGAACTGGTCGCCACCGACGACGGCGCAGCCCGGCTGGGCGAGGTGGCCCTGGTGCCGCACTCCAGCCCCATCAGCCAGTCGGGTCTGTTCTTCTTCCATACCCTGTACGACGAGAACGCCGCCTCGCACATTGCGCTGGGGGCGGCCTACCGCTTCAACGTGGACGGCGGCACGACCATGAGCGACGAAGAATTCGCGGCACACGGCGGCAACGATTCCATCGTGCACGTGGACTGGATGATCGGCAGCGCGGCGATGGATGTGGACGGCGTCACCAAAGACGGTGGGCGCGAGCCGGTGATGCGGGCCGGTGAATTCGTAATCTGA
- a CDS encoding excalibur calcium-binding domain-containing protein, with amino-acid sequence MTDRLLFPTASPSSRLLVPLLLAGLLAGCTDSEKSTTRTVTQQTVTTETASANATSGAAAGASASGAATSAPVGSEPSSGASVAPAPAPASTTPANPAPTSPAPASPAPTSETPASPVPGSAAPAQPEPRPSPAPAAAPAPQTKASPSAPAKAAPGASAPAQATPEPSVPSPATPATSAPPAPSAPAQTPAQAAPAPAPEAAPSEPAPAPSGEVIADPTEYYEKKAKTGAPPTPTVIEEIYFPNCAAAAAGGYTNIPKDSPAYRPELDDNGDGVACD; translated from the coding sequence ATGACTGACAGACTCCTTTTTCCCACTGCCTCCCCCTCCAGCCGGTTGCTGGTGCCCCTGCTGCTGGCGGGCTTACTGGCCGGCTGCACCGATTCCGAGAAAAGCACCACCCGCACCGTGACCCAGCAGACGGTCACCACCGAGACTGCTTCGGCCAATGCCACTTCCGGAGCGGCCGCAGGAGCTTCTGCGTCTGGCGCCGCCACTTCAGCCCCGGTGGGGTCAGAGCCTTCGTCTGGAGCCAGTGTGGCGCCGGCGCCGGCGCCCGCCAGCACCACACCTGCCAACCCGGCACCTACCAGCCCGGCGCCCGCCAGCCCAGCCCCTACCAGTGAGACTCCCGCCAGTCCGGTTCCGGGCAGCGCAGCTCCCGCCCAGCCCGAGCCGCGCCCCTCGCCAGCGCCCGCTGCGGCGCCGGCCCCGCAGACCAAAGCCAGCCCGTCCGCACCCGCCAAAGCGGCGCCCGGTGCGTCTGCACCGGCCCAGGCGACTCCGGAGCCGTCCGTGCCTTCGCCAGCCACCCCAGCCACCTCGGCGCCGCCTGCGCCGTCCGCACCCGCTCAGACTCCAGCCCAGGCTGCGCCCGCGCCCGCTCCTGAAGCGGCCCCCAGCGAGCCGGCCCCTGCACCGTCGGGCGAGGTGATTGCCGACCCCACCGAGTACTACGAGAAAAAAGCGAAGACCGGCGCGCCCCCTACTCCCACGGTGATCGAGGAAATCTACTTTCCCAACTGCGCCGCGGCGGCAGCTGGCGGCTACACCAATATCCCCAAGGACAGCCCAGCCTACCGCCCGGAGCTGGACGACAACGGCGACGGCGTGGCCTGCGACTGA
- a CDS encoding RNHCP domain-containing protein, whose product MTGRRFTVQGTNNSFICAHCGAEILPLQNGSVRNHCPHCLHSLHVDIFPGDRACECRGVMEPVAVENSGKKGWMIVHRCQKCRHVGRNRAALDDPQQPDNWDLIVDLSQLPRL is encoded by the coding sequence ATGACTGGGCGCCGCTTTACTGTGCAGGGCACCAACAACTCCTTTATCTGTGCCCACTGCGGCGCCGAAATCCTGCCGCTGCAAAACGGCTCGGTGCGCAACCACTGTCCCCACTGCCTGCACTCGCTGCATGTGGACATCTTCCCCGGCGACCGCGCCTGCGAGTGCCGCGGCGTGATGGAGCCGGTGGCGGTGGAAAACAGCGGCAAAAAAGGCTGGATGATCGTGCACCGTTGCCAGAAGTGCCGCCATGTGGGCCGCAACCGCGCCGCGCTGGACGACCCGCAGCAGCCTGACAACTGGGACCTCATCGTGGACCTCAGCCAGCTGCCCCGGCTGTAG
- a CDS encoding MOSC domain-containing protein — protein MTAPSQLHVLALYTGDLTRIPVGQKLTRSGIHKQPQPQLEVGADGAVGDHIANKKYHGGPDQAVYLYTQADAEAWAALGLQAGLERAYFGENVRLSGPSSAEVRPGDRFRLGEVVLEATAPRLPCALAAAYLAGDYPGNFVKDMYALGLPGIYTRVISSGTLRPGDVGEWQPAPQPDAPTLQELMQLHKARKPRPEALRRALAAPVAVRLREELQEKLAKAEARLG, from the coding sequence ATGACTGCCCCTTCCCAGCTGCATGTTCTGGCCCTGTACACAGGCGACCTGACCCGCATTCCTGTGGGCCAGAAGCTGACCCGCAGCGGCATACACAAGCAGCCGCAGCCCCAGCTAGAGGTCGGTGCAGACGGCGCAGTAGGCGACCATATCGCCAACAAGAAGTACCACGGCGGCCCCGACCAGGCGGTGTACCTATACACCCAGGCCGACGCCGAAGCCTGGGCCGCGCTGGGCCTGCAAGCCGGGCTGGAGCGTGCTTACTTCGGGGAAAATGTGCGCCTGAGTGGCCCCAGCAGCGCCGAGGTGCGCCCCGGCGACCGCTTCAGACTGGGCGAAGTGGTGCTGGAAGCCACCGCCCCCCGCCTGCCCTGTGCGCTGGCAGCGGCTTACCTGGCCGGCGACTACCCCGGCAACTTCGTGAAAGACATGTACGCCCTGGGGCTGCCGGGAATCTACACCCGCGTGATTAGCAGCGGCACCCTGCGCCCCGGCGACGTGGGCGAGTGGCAGCCTGCGCCGCAGCCGGACGCGCCCACCTTGCAGGAGCTGATGCAGCTGCACAAGGCCCGCAAGCCCCGGCCAGAAGCACTGCGGCGGGCGCTGGCCGCTCCGGTCGCGGTGCGGCTACGCGAAGAGCTGCAAGAGAAGCTGGCGAAGGCCGAAGCGCGGCTGGGCTGA
- a CDS encoding Rqc2 family fibronectin-binding protein: MEGLMLSRVLRDLAGGLPARALGWVFPDETTAALLLEGMPAGTGNLVLSYRPPQPVVYFSRERLRGEPNNPFQQMVANKVRGDLLRVEQLKLDRVFQLHFGGEEGFVSVPPARLLFEVTGRNANLLILEEGRAEGEEGFGGRILHAAREITPARNRFRTTRSGGQYTPPPPYQKLDPRTLTVTEAAPLADLPLSRWREQVDGLGPLLSAELGRRAGFTGVPGPERLPQALAALTSLVDDPSVSEGVMTDGAREAARTEKAAQLRKELVGPLDKRLTLLTNQLSDVTRAEEGIELAAQERTEADILMAYSHQVPEGVAEVTLPDLSGEGEVTLTLDPLLSAVQNAEKRYSRARRREDIYERLAEREPRLRAEYAEAQARVQALETAGLRELEALAAQLETEKPEKVPYGLRFTLPSGLTALVGRNNKENATLTHRIGRSMDYWFHAQGYAGSHVLVRTGSGGRELSPPDILYAAQLAAAHSKARGSSNVPVDYTRIKHVWRPKGAAAGKVNYTGQKTVFVDGDLPEG; encoded by the coding sequence ATGGAAGGTTTGATGCTCTCCCGCGTACTGCGCGACCTGGCTGGGGGCCTGCCGGCGCGGGCGCTGGGCTGGGTGTTCCCCGACGAAACCACGGCGGCCCTGCTGCTGGAGGGCATGCCGGCCGGCACCGGCAACCTGGTGCTCAGTTACCGCCCGCCGCAGCCGGTGGTGTACTTTTCGCGTGAGCGCCTCCGCGGCGAGCCGAACAATCCATTTCAGCAGATGGTGGCGAATAAGGTCCGCGGCGACCTGCTGCGCGTAGAGCAGCTGAAGCTGGACCGGGTCTTCCAGCTGCATTTCGGCGGCGAGGAAGGTTTTGTCAGCGTGCCGCCTGCCCGGTTGCTGTTCGAGGTGACTGGCCGCAATGCCAACCTGCTGATTCTGGAAGAAGGCCGTGCGGAAGGGGAGGAAGGGTTCGGGGGCCGGATTCTGCACGCCGCCCGCGAGATTACCCCGGCGCGCAACCGCTTCCGCACCACCCGCTCGGGCGGGCAGTACACGCCGCCGCCCCCATACCAGAAGCTGGACCCGCGCACGCTGACCGTCACGGAGGCCGCGCCCCTTGCCGACCTGCCGCTTTCCCGCTGGCGCGAGCAGGTGGACGGTCTGGGGCCGCTGCTGAGCGCCGAACTGGGCCGCCGTGCCGGCTTTACTGGTGTGCCGGGGCCGGAGCGGTTGCCGCAGGCCCTGGCCGCGCTGACCTCGCTGGTAGATGATCCCAGCGTGTCTGAAGGGGTGATGACCGACGGTGCCCGCGAGGCGGCCCGCACCGAAAAGGCGGCGCAGCTGCGTAAAGAGCTGGTGGGGCCGCTGGACAAGCGCCTCACGCTGCTCACCAATCAGCTGAGCGACGTGACCCGCGCTGAAGAAGGTATCGAGCTGGCCGCCCAGGAACGCACCGAGGCCGATATTCTGATGGCCTACAGCCACCAGGTGCCGGAGGGTGTGGCGGAAGTGACCCTGCCGGACCTGAGTGGCGAGGGCGAAGTGACCCTGACGCTCGACCCACTGCTGAGCGCTGTACAAAACGCCGAAAAACGTTACTCCCGCGCCCGGCGCCGCGAGGACATCTACGAGCGGCTGGCCGAGCGTGAACCGCGCCTGCGTGCCGAGTACGCCGAGGCGCAGGCCCGCGTGCAGGCGCTGGAAACGGCCGGCCTGCGTGAACTGGAAGCCCTGGCCGCGCAGCTGGAAACCGAGAAGCCCGAAAAAGTGCCCTATGGCCTGCGCTTTACCTTGCCCAGTGGCCTGACCGCGCTAGTGGGCCGCAACAACAAGGAAAACGCCACCCTGACCCACCGCATTGGCCGCAGCATGGACTACTGGTTCCACGCGCAGGGCTACGCGGGCAGTCACGTGCTGGTCCGAACCGGCAGCGGGGGCCGCGAGCTTTCGCCGCCCGACATCCTCTACGCGGCCCAGCTGGCCGCCGCCCATTCTAAAGCGCGGGGCAGCTCCAACGTGCCGGTGGACTACACCCGCATCAAGCACGTCTGGCGGCCCAAGGGCGCGGCGGCAGGCAAAGTGAACTACACCGGCCAGAAGACCGTGTTCGTGGACGGCGACCTGCCGGAGGGCTGA
- a CDS encoding BamA/OMP85 family outer membrane protein, which produces MRTQTLMLTLALSASAPALAQTAAPVQAPAPAAQPAAQPAGTVSEVVVNGTTELLANFVRATLSVQPGTPVASVNLEQVRQSVLNSGYFSAATPRIEQRSGRSVLVVDVVPNATIGTVEATGLTFLSADAFKKSIADLLNIAPGAALNTARLEQARKALLDNYRSEGYPFVPTVNVQTAPANDGTVTVRFLVDETAPIRAVRIQGVSLLERSRVENIFRPLQQAGKFTPEAYYRAVSQVQALYEEAGYLHAGVEVAKTTLEGGLLTVQVVEGRVAALDTSNLGNVDPAVLQSLRTRPGQPVRAEDLQADVRTLANRTGKPVGFALQANPQNLNQVAVYFGSANVVTAPIQRIEIRGNTLIPTEQLRSALTIKEGDVFSPQLAQDNFVRLRDLYRAQGYEISTRDAVQFENGVLALNIREVKLAGYELNWQGDHRTEDRVILRELPKPGGLFNAQELRESLANISRLGYVQLVSQETRVDPQNPEAVTYVLTVAEADTGIPLQLSLGYDSLQGGWNGEVGYSNPNVFGLGHNGAVSLGAQQNDAGQNWFGSASYTIPWLDLDFLDFRENRTSLSASIGSNVGANQTIFQERDDPNGSGKIQQDTGRDFTVRNNSFGVDLSRRLTDELSAGVGVGVTQKTYFLEGKIRDSDVRTPYRVEGDTQYWIDCNNTPVQAKTGDTALIDQLRRPCALTDAQAAALLPEKSLTTSLTGRVNYDSTNSFAFPSEGWRADLNGAYNFGTVGEDRVNWFEVESGARTYFSFGDTVRKASGEETAQQVVAVRANAGTTIGNTPEGTGFRVGGGGSTAFSRQLRGVENGSLFGANYFTTSAEYRRDLNINLGPARGVYGVLFADAGDAWDDNDPFSLNYGVGAGVQLDLGLGGFQLPPLRFDYGYNPQTSNGQFYFRLGNFW; this is translated from the coding sequence ATGCGAACCCAGACGCTGATGTTGACCCTGGCCCTGAGTGCTTCTGCACCGGCCCTGGCCCAGACGGCTGCTCCCGTGCAGGCGCCCGCTCCCGCAGCTCAGCCGGCTGCGCAGCCGGCCGGCACCGTGTCGGAAGTCGTCGTGAACGGCACCACCGAGCTGCTGGCCAACTTCGTGCGCGCCACCCTGAGCGTGCAGCCGGGCACCCCGGTCGCCAGCGTGAACCTGGAGCAAGTGCGCCAGAGCGTGCTGAACTCGGGCTATTTCTCGGCGGCCACCCCCCGCATCGAGCAGCGTTCAGGCCGCAGCGTGCTGGTCGTGGATGTGGTGCCCAACGCCACCATCGGCACCGTGGAAGCCACCGGCCTGACCTTCCTGTCGGCCGACGCCTTCAAAAAGAGCATTGCCGACCTGCTGAACATCGCCCCTGGCGCTGCGCTGAACACTGCCCGCCTGGAGCAGGCCCGCAAAGCCCTGCTGGACAACTACCGCTCGGAGGGCTACCCCTTCGTGCCCACCGTGAACGTGCAGACGGCACCCGCCAACGACGGCACCGTCACCGTGCGCTTCCTGGTAGACGAAACCGCGCCTATCCGCGCCGTGCGGATTCAGGGCGTGTCGCTGCTGGAGCGCTCCCGCGTCGAGAACATCTTCCGTCCGCTGCAGCAGGCCGGCAAGTTCACCCCCGAGGCTTACTACCGCGCCGTGTCGCAGGTGCAGGCCCTGTATGAAGAAGCCGGCTACCTGCACGCCGGCGTGGAAGTCGCCAAGACTACCCTGGAAGGCGGCCTGCTGACCGTGCAAGTGGTCGAAGGCCGCGTGGCCGCGCTGGACACCAGCAACCTGGGCAACGTGGACCCGGCCGTGCTGCAGTCCTTGCGGACCCGCCCCGGTCAGCCGGTCCGCGCCGAGGACCTGCAGGCGGACGTGCGTACCCTGGCCAACCGCACCGGCAAGCCCGTGGGCTTCGCCCTGCAGGCCAACCCCCAGAACCTCAACCAGGTGGCCGTGTACTTCGGCAGCGCCAACGTGGTGACCGCGCCCATTCAGCGCATCGAGATTCGTGGCAACACCCTGATTCCCACCGAGCAGCTGCGCTCGGCGCTGACCATCAAGGAAGGCGACGTGTTCAGCCCCCAGCTGGCGCAGGACAACTTTGTGCGCCTGCGTGACCTGTACCGCGCCCAGGGCTACGAAATCAGCACCCGCGACGCTGTGCAGTTCGAGAATGGCGTGCTGGCCCTGAACATCCGCGAAGTGAAGCTGGCCGGCTACGAGCTGAACTGGCAGGGCGACCACCGCACCGAAGACCGCGTGATTCTGCGTGAACTGCCCAAGCCCGGCGGACTGTTCAATGCCCAGGAACTGCGTGAAAGCCTGGCCAACATCAGCCGCCTGGGCTACGTGCAGCTGGTCAGCCAGGAAACCCGTGTGGACCCCCAGAACCCCGAAGCCGTAACCTACGTGCTGACCGTGGCCGAGGCCGATACCGGCATTCCTCTGCAGCTGTCGCTGGGCTATGACAGCCTGCAGGGTGGCTGGAACGGCGAAGTGGGTTACAGCAACCCCAACGTGTTCGGCCTGGGCCACAACGGCGCCGTCAGCCTGGGCGCTCAGCAGAACGACGCCGGCCAGAACTGGTTCGGCTCGGCCAGCTACACCATTCCCTGGCTGGACCTGGACTTCCTGGATTTCCGCGAGAACCGCACCAGCCTGAGCGCCTCTATCGGCAGCAACGTGGGTGCCAACCAGACCATCTTCCAGGAACGCGACGACCCCAACGGCAGCGGCAAGATTCAGCAGGACACCGGCCGTGACTTTACCGTGCGCAACAACTCCTTTGGCGTGGACCTCAGCCGCCGCCTGACCGACGAGCTGTCGGCTGGTGTGGGCGTGGGCGTCACCCAGAAGACCTACTTCCTGGAAGGCAAGATCCGCGACAGCGACGTGCGGACGCCCTACCGCGTGGAAGGCGATACCCAGTACTGGATTGACTGCAACAACACTCCAGTGCAGGCCAAGACGGGCGACACCGCCCTGATCGACCAGCTGCGCCGCCCCTGCGCCCTGACCGATGCTCAGGCTGCCGCCCTGCTGCCCGAAAAGAGCCTGACCACCAGCCTGACCGGCCGCGTGAACTACGACAGCACCAATTCGTTCGCTTTCCCCAGCGAAGGCTGGCGGGCCGACCTGAACGGCGCTTACAACTTCGGCACGGTGGGCGAAGACCGCGTGAACTGGTTCGAGGTGGAGTCGGGTGCCCGCACCTACTTCAGCTTCGGTGACACGGTCCGCAAGGCCAGCGGCGAAGAAACTGCCCAGCAGGTGGTGGCCGTGCGTGCCAATGCCGGCACCACCATCGGCAACACCCCCGAAGGCACCGGCTTCCGCGTGGGTGGGGGCGGCAGCACCGCCTTCTCGCGCCAGCTGCGCGGCGTGGAGAACGGCTCGCTGTTCGGTGCCAACTACTTCACCACCTCGGCCGAGTACCGCCGTGACCTGAACATCAACCTCGGCCCGGCCCGTGGCGTGTACGGCGTGCTGTTCGCCGACGCCGGCGACGCCTGGGACGACAACGACCCCTTCAGCCTGAACTACGGCGTGGGCGCAGGCGTGCAGCTTGACCTGGGCCTGGGCGGCTTCCAGTTGCCCCCGCTGCGCTTCGACTACGGCTACAACCCCCAGACCAGCAACGGCCAGTTCTACTTCCGCTTGGGGAACTTCTGGTAA